Proteins encoded together in one Amblyomma americanum isolate KBUSLIRL-KWMA chromosome 1, ASM5285725v1, whole genome shotgun sequence window:
- the LOC144096559 gene encoding uncharacterized protein LOC144096559: MAPVGKLTLRLLLVVLVAGLGVITARAQEQAAEDNQQAQPAARSVIVAESAGVPLLGSPALAPASHQEYVAAQPAATYDAVPRSRLRRTALSLRRRRRLDNPRYYYPNGDYSADTEISWDNYHRRAAREYAEAARRPDSYQASYAAPLEPEAERFKADEGHREADYGAAGYDYRSGYQRQGYQKQRRAAMPPLRQQPEQWGLWQQDYGTQGQQSLKVRYPQYDYGEAAAAYARKDPSSFYAREEAASRAEVGNNIPPSNYAAEVVGQDGVVERAGDVPVAAAAK; the protein is encoded by the coding sequence ATGGCGCCCGTCGGAAAGCTAACGTTGCGGCTCTTGCTGGTGGTACTGGTTGCTGGGCTGGGTGTCATAACTGCCAGAGCACAGGAGCAGGCCGCTGAAGACAACCAGCAGGCCCAGCCCGCGGCAAGGTCCGTCATCGTGGCCGAATCGGCCGGCGTGCCGCTGCTGGGCAGCCCCGCACTGGCGCCGGCCAGTCACCAGGAGTACGTCGCTGCGCAGCCCGCCGCCACCTACGACGCAGTGCCACGCAGCAGGCTCCGCCGAACCGCCCTGAGtctccggcggcggcggcgcctggACAACCCGCGCTACTACTACCCGAATGGGGACTACTCGGCAGACACCGAGATCAGCTGGGACAACTACCACCGGCGAGCCGCGCGTGAGTATGCTGAGGCGGCCAGGCGGCCGGACTCTTACCAGGCCTCTTACGCGGCTCCGCTCGAGCCGGAAGCGGAGCGCTTCAAGGCTGACGAAGGCCACAGGGAGGCGGACTACGGAGCCGCTGGCTACGATTACAGGTCCGGCTACCAGCGCCAGGGCTACCAGAAGCAGCGGCGCGCCGCTATGCCCCCGCTTCGGCAGCAACCCGAGCAGTGGGGTTTGTGGCAACAGGACTACGGCACCCAAGGGCAGCAGTCATTGAAAGTGCGCTACCCGCAGTATGACTACGGCGAGGCGGCCGCTGCCTACGCAAGGAAAGACCCGTCCAGCTTCTACGCccgcgaggaggccgccagcagGGCCGAGGTGGGCAACAACATCCCGCCTTCCAACTACGCCGCTGAAGTGGTCGGCCAGGACGGTGTCGTGGAGCGGGCCGGAGATGTAccggtcgccgccgccgccaagtAG